The genomic segment CTGCTTGTATCCTATCTACTTGTTCCCTTTGTTGAGATTTATGTTTCAACTTTCAAAGAACTTAAGAGCAACTTGGCTTTATTATCTATGTCCGATAGTACCAATATTAATTCTTAGGTTGTTATTTTCAATTAGTACAATCAGTGCTCCGAAAATAGACAATACCGAATTTTGCACTAATGAGGATTTGGTTGGTCATTGGACTTTGAATGGTGGAGAAAGACAGATCAATTATCCTGAGATTGAATTTTTCAATGATAGTACGGTGGAATTATACTCACAAGCTGATACCCTATACAGATATACCTATTGTTTGCAAAATGATTCCTTATATCTCAATGACATAAATGGAAGACAATACGTAAATAAAATCAATAAAGTCGATGACGAAACCATTATGTTTGAGGGTATCGCAGATGTTAAAAGCATACAGATTTATCATAAATAAAATGTTCTTGAAATGAGAATCTATGAACGAAAAAATATACTTGAAAGAAATATAAATTATAGCAATGCGTATGGTAGAAATCTTCTACAAGAAGCTATTGTATCTTGTGAAAATGCAATTGCTATTGATTTAGTGAATAAAGGCATTGATATTGATCATCAAGATAAAAAGGAGATGACTCCTTTAGATTTCGCAAAGCAAATTAAAGATATGGAAATGATTAATATTCTTACAGATAAAAAATCTAAGTTCTAAATATCAAAGTAAAAAGTTATTATGAGACATTCCTTATTGAATATCGTTATAGTCTTGGTCATAACAATGGGGCTATCCTCTTGTCTGTGTCAACCAAGGTATGTAAGTTTTTTGAATCTTGTAGAAAAAATAGATAGCATAAATTCTTATTTCTACACTTTACAACAAGCTTCGCCAGACAGTGGTGTCCTACTAAAAGACACTCTAGCAAAAGAACTTCTCGGAGACATTTTCTATCATCATAAGGAAGCACAAAATCGAGAGGTTAGGCTTGTAGGTGTTAGTCAACCATACGCCCAAGTTCTTGTCTGTGCCTTTAACATAAAGAGCATTGGTTTTGAATGGAAAACAAATGAAACATTTCTTGTTACTTATGGGCATGATGGAAAAATTGCAGATGCATTATATTTAGGCATAAACGAAATTACCCCCACATTTATAAAGTTCAGTTTCAATAGCAAACGGCATATTCCTACAGAGGATATTCAAAGAAGTAAATGGGTATATAACGAGCAAAGTAATCTTCTTAAATTAGAGGTATTTGAAGAAAATTCTTGGCTTGACGAAGACAAAAATCCATGCTTGGACAA from the Segatella copri genome contains:
- a CDS encoding ankyrin repeat domain-containing protein, whose amino-acid sequence is MRIYERKNILERNINYSNAYGRNLLQEAIVSCENAIAIDLVNKGIDIDHQDKKEMTPLDFAKQIKDMEMINILTDKKSKF